In a single window of the Campylobacter hyointestinalis subsp. lawsonii genome:
- the ruvA gene encoding Holliday junction branch migration protein RuvA, with amino-acid sequence MIKAIEGIITKKEPTSIWLKLPCGVTYGVFISLFTSSNLNKGDNVELFITQIIREDANLLYGFIKESEQRIFEMLLKVNGIGAATAMAVCSSLSPDDFSRAIINGDSETLRRVPGIGPKTARTLIAQLSDAKFSEISSMESYQNEAFMALESLGFKRDRISKVLSECVSGDTTSLIKEALKKLA; translated from the coding sequence ATGATAAAAGCAATAGAAGGAATAATCACAAAAAAAGAGCCAACTAGCATTTGGCTAAAACTGCCTTGTGGCGTAACGTATGGCGTTTTTATATCGCTTTTTACAAGCTCAAATTTAAATAAAGGCGACAATGTAGAGCTTTTTATTACTCAGATCATCAGAGAAGATGCAAATTTACTTTATGGCTTTATCAAAGAGAGTGAGCAACGCATTTTTGAAATGCTTTTAAAGGTAAATGGTATAGGTGCTGCGACTGCTATGGCGGTATGTTCTTCTCTAAGCCCAGATGATTTTAGTAGAGCGATAATAAATGGAGATTCTGAGACTTTAAGAAGAGTTCCTGGTATCGGGCCAAAGACTGCTAGAACTCTCATCGCTCAGCTAAGCGATGCTAAATTTAGCGAGATAAGCTCTATGGAGAGTTATCAAAATGAAGCGTTTATGGCTCTTGAGAGTTTAGGTTTTAAAAGAGATAGAATTTCAAAAGTGCTTAGCGAATGCGTGAGTGGCGACACGACTTCACTTATAAAAGAAGCGCTTAAAAAACTTGCTTAA
- a CDS encoding D-alanine--D-alanine ligase, whose amino-acid sequence MKFGIVFGGNSFEHEISIVSAVSVKNVLKADLSFIFVDKFRDFYLIDKKDMRANFFSSGKYKNSKKLYLQQGGFATHSFFGMKKLDIECYINLIHGSDGEDGKIAGMFEFYGLKFIGPRLEASVLSFNKELTKLLALKCGVKTLPYEMIKRDDKIKMQLPFILKPARLGSSIGVSIVHNLSELEYALDVAFEFDSDILVEPFMSGIREFNLAGFRVGDEFEFSLIEEPTKKEFLDFEQKYMSFSSRTSVEASISEELKEGIKKAFMDIYDGGNFDGALIRCDFFVYENEIYLNEINPNPGSMANYLFADFSTSVQKLANSIKLPKNIQIDYKFIHSITSNKGKLN is encoded by the coding sequence ATGAAATTTGGTATAGTATTTGGTGGAAATAGTTTTGAGCACGAGATAAGTATAGTTTCAGCTGTGTCAGTTAAAAATGTTTTAAAAGCCGATCTTAGCTTTATATTTGTAGATAAATTTAGAGATTTTTATCTGATAGATAAAAAAGATATGAGAGCAAATTTCTTTAGTAGTGGCAAGTATAAAAACTCTAAAAAGCTATATTTACAACAAGGTGGTTTTGCCACTCATTCATTTTTTGGAATGAAAAAACTTGATATTGAGTGTTATATAAATTTAATCCACGGAAGTGATGGAGAAGATGGCAAGATCGCTGGTATGTTTGAGTTTTATGGTCTTAAGTTTATAGGCCCACGACTTGAAGCGAGCGTGCTTAGTTTTAACAAAGAGCTTACTAAACTTTTAGCTTTAAAATGTGGTGTAAAAACACTGCCTTATGAGATGATAAAAAGAGATGATAAAATCAAAATGCAATTACCATTTATCCTAAAACCTGCTCGTCTTGGAAGTAGCATAGGAGTAAGTATAGTGCATAATCTTAGTGAGCTTGAGTATGCTTTGGACGTGGCTTTTGAGTTTGATAGTGATATCTTAGTGGAGCCTTTTATGAGTGGCATTAGAGAGTTTAATCTAGCTGGATTTAGGGTTGGCGATGAGTTTGAGTTTTCGCTCATAGAAGAGCCGACAAAAAAAGAATTTCTTGATTTTGAGCAAAAATATATGAGTTTTTCAAGTCGCACTTCAGTAGAAGCAAGTATCAGCGAAGAGTTAAAAGAGGGCATAAAAAAAGCTTTTATGGATATTTATGATGGCGGAAACTTTGATGGCGCTCTAATAAGGTGTGATTTTTTTGTATATGAAAATGAAATTTATCTAAATGAGATAAATCCAAACCCAGGAAGTATGGCAAACTATCTATTTGCTGACTTTAGCACTTCAGTGCAAAAACTAGCTAACTCTATAAAATTACCTAAAAATATACAGATTGATTATAAATTTATACACTCCATAACAAGTAATAAAGGCAAACTAAACTGA
- a CDS encoding autotransporter outer membrane beta-barrel domain-containing protein translates to MINDGKNDIKIKADKQADAKALAAKVASDIKTLFSNIAAKDAKGNFDIKNVAENASKIYATLNTDLANDLLATNVAAGKDQPTVYDLINTIYKDATGTGATKAAADANLKALQALQPKIVKVIDDFVAKADALNKTFRNAGVDLGFISNGLVAANSAVFTPEHQKEYAKEYAEYTKQLAIANAKIKVLAAANVAKLNAGTNLETAKGTTITNATITGLAGTGITIDTTNYDAVTLQSLLADNTITDAQIQAYNELIAALNEMKKQLNRVAVGSSFADVAKNSKSNVVKSLDEAGLKNLVVNNINLVTTDVNGAVTDATIAQDIAEQIEKPIREASNSLSNVIGGGFNAPAAALSMTNQTNTMTRLAKLSTPYSKDLALASAIKNMDGLEVASGDNSALSSIIKEYTDRFNYDNSVYANVIGAKGYTDNGDPKLYGFSVGYDRSFDNFLVGSYFTYAKSSLDTSYLESEADNFELGIYSRAYLGDSEVDTTLSFGIGKNDINNYKLLNEYLSGDYDSKFINLAATYGYVVKAQNSLFIKPFIGLNYAYNKNDSFTLSNAVMGQDFDKIDGSTLSANLGVELRKYLSDGSFMFVTPSVEQELSVSRDDLVSKFRGASTSFTTQADETKDTYAKVIAGGEYAVTKDFSATVSAGFKTNGDDRYVNGSLGLKYKF, encoded by the coding sequence TTGATAAATGACGGCAAAAATGACATTAAAATAAAAGCAGATAAACAAGCTGATGCAAAAGCTCTCGCTGCAAAAGTTGCTAGTGATATTAAAACACTATTTTCTAATATAGCAGCAAAAGATGCTAAAGGCAACTTTGATATAAAAAATGTAGCCGAAAATGCTTCTAAAATTTACGCAACTCTAAATACTGATCTAGCAAATGATTTACTAGCTACAAACGTAGCAGCAGGCAAAGATCAACCAACTGTATATGATCTAATTAATACCATATACAAAGACGCAACTGGTACTGGTGCCACAAAAGCAGCTGCAGATGCAAATCTAAAAGCATTACAAGCACTTCAACCAAAAATAGTAAAAGTTATTGATGATTTCGTAGCTAAAGCAGATGCGTTAAATAAAACTTTTAGAAATGCAGGAGTTGATCTTGGTTTTATTAGTAATGGTTTAGTTGCTGCAAATAGTGCTGTTTTTACACCAGAACATCAAAAAGAATACGCAAAAGAATATGCAGAATATACTAAACAATTAGCTATAGCTAATGCAAAGATTAAAGTATTAGCAGCAGCTAATGTGGCTAAATTAAACGCTGGAACTAATTTAGAAACAGCAAAAGGCACTACGATAACAAACGCCACAATAACTGGTCTTGCAGGTACAGGTATCACTATAGACACTACAAATTATGATGCAGTAACACTACAAAGTTTATTAGCTGATAATACTATAACAGATGCGCAAATACAAGCTTATAACGAACTTATAGCAGCTTTAAACGAAATGAAAAAGCAGCTAAATAGAGTAGCCGTTGGTAGTTCATTTGCAGATGTAGCAAAAAACAGTAAATCAAATGTAGTAAAATCGCTAGATGAAGCTGGTTTGAAAAACTTGGTAGTTAATAATATAAATTTAGTAACTACAGATGTAAACGGAGCTGTTACAGATGCAACTATAGCTCAAGATATCGCAGAGCAGATAGAAAAACCTATCAGAGAAGCAAGCAACTCTCTAAGCAATGTTATAGGCGGTGGTTTTAACGCTCCAGCTGCTGCTTTATCTATGACAAACCAAACAAATACTATGACTAGACTTGCTAAACTTAGCACTCCATATAGCAAAGATCTTGCTTTAGCTAGTGCTATAAAAAATATGGACGGCTTAGAGGTAGCAAGTGGCGACAACTCTGCACTATCAAGTATCATAAAAGAATACACAGATAGATTTAACTATGATAACTCTGTATATGCAAACGTCATAGGAGCTAAAGGATACACAGATAATGGCGATCCAAAACTTTATGGATTTAGCGTAGGATATGATAGAAGTTTTGATAACTTCTTGGTTGGTTCATACTTCACTTATGCAAAATCAAGTCTAGATACAAGCTATTTAGAGAGTGAAGCAGACAACTTTGAGCTTGGAATTTATAGTCGTGCTTACCTTGGCGATAGCGAGGTTGATACTACACTAAGCTTTGGTATAGGTAAAAACGATATAAACAACTATAAGCTTCTAAATGAGTATCTAAGTGGCGATTATGATTCTAAATTTATAAATTTAGCTGCGACTTACGGTTATGTAGTTAAAGCTCAAAATAGCCTATTTATCAAACCATTTATCGGACTAAATTACGCATACAACAAAAACGATAGCTTTACTCTAAGCAATGCTGTAATGGGTCAAGATTTTGACAAAATAGATGGTTCAACTCTTAGTGCAAACTTAGGTGTAGAGCTTAGAAAATACCTAAGTGACGGAAGCTTTATGTTTGTAACTCCTAGCGTTGAGCAAGAACTTAGCGTAAGCAGAGATGACTTGGTGTCTAAATTTAGAGGCGCTAGCACTTCATTTACTACACAAGCAGATGAGACAAAAGATACTTATGCTAAAGTGATAGCAGGTGGCGAGTATGCAGTGACAAAAGACTTCTCTGCTACTGTAAGTGCTGGTTTTAAAACAAACGGAGACGATAGATACGTCAATGGAAGCCTAGGCTTAAAATATAAATTCTAA
- a CDS encoding flagellar assembly protein A, with translation MAEVKGAMSPVVITTKNVYEDLEDIAHKANVDINNIDFNILAVYTKYKTDADSEFKDVDEKSLNIFNDDEFISNKNLVISQSYNVEYFDKSTRSASLMPKISFGANKSMTKIVATIKESLDVKYTPTFESELINTIYKRLIKIGVLIGIRNSVMLKEIRRLTSVLRIKGIIDKSVTFVVALGLDPLQSVDDAIIYYYINKAKKDNKEDKVDYANRGFIQSVSPGELIIEYIKPKFGVPGRNVKGELIPVNEPKIANQVQINYTDNIEMREDENSIKYFAKKNGYVSKEKDTYDIADELDVNEVSFKTTGSIEAGLNKDVKINIKESDVLKDAVGTGMSIETTKLNVEGNVAKNARIVAKEVSIGGQTHAKSTIEAQSAFISVHLGKLTCDEATIDRLEGGYVKAKKATINSAIGGEIIASEVYIGKLFSNVNITASVIVQVDELKGSNNKFIIDAAKILDYEDKFNEYMQKISNIQNEIASTPRELKKKRSVIESNKESVNLIKQRIEELRNDSKTPPISFINKLKDFQALVQEYNTALKEFQRKKAALDNLHDELKQMQSMVFDAKIINKDRWKELNEIKFKLIEPKKEIVYSTKENELAKLIMLKHLVVADEDVYEIKKSNEIDL, from the coding sequence ATGGCAGAAGTAAAAGGTGCTATGTCTCCTGTAGTCATAACTACAAAAAATGTTTATGAAGATTTAGAAGATATAGCGCATAAAGCAAACGTAGATATAAATAATATAGACTTTAATATTTTAGCCGTATATACAAAATACAAAACCGACGCTGATAGCGAATTTAAAGATGTTGATGAAAAATCTCTAAATATATTTAACGACGATGAGTTTATTTCAAACAAAAATCTTGTTATATCACAAAGCTATAATGTAGAGTATTTTGATAAAAGTACTAGAAGTGCTTCTTTGATGCCTAAAATTTCTTTTGGTGCAAATAAAAGTATGACAAAGATAGTCGCAACTATAAAAGAGAGCTTAGATGTAAAATACACACCTACATTTGAATCAGAGCTCATAAACACAATCTATAAAAGACTCATAAAAATCGGAGTTTTGATAGGTATAAGAAATTCTGTAATGCTAAAAGAGATAAGAAGACTAACTTCTGTTTTGCGTATAAAAGGCATAATAGATAAAAGCGTCACATTTGTGGTGGCTTTGGGACTTGATCCTTTGCAAAGTGTAGATGATGCTATCATTTACTATTACATTAACAAAGCAAAAAAAGACAATAAAGAAGATAAAGTCGATTATGCAAACCGCGGATTTATCCAAAGCGTTAGCCCAGGTGAGCTTATCATCGAGTATATAAAACCTAAATTTGGAGTTCCAGGAAGAAATGTAAAAGGTGAGCTTATACCGGTAAATGAACCTAAAATAGCAAATCAAGTTCAGATAAATTATACTGATAATATCGAAATGCGTGAAGATGAAAATAGCATAAAGTATTTTGCGAAAAAAAACGGATACGTAAGCAAAGAAAAAGATACTTATGATATCGCAGATGAACTAGATGTCAATGAAGTAAGCTTTAAAACTACAGGTTCTATAGAAGCAGGATTAAATAAAGATGTAAAAATCAATATAAAAGAAAGCGATGTTTTAAAAGATGCAGTAGGTACTGGCATGAGCATAGAAACTACTAAGCTAAATGTAGAAGGAAATGTAGCAAAAAACGCACGTATAGTTGCTAAAGAAGTGAGTATAGGCGGACAGACTCACGCCAAATCCACTATCGAAGCACAAAGCGCTTTTATCTCTGTGCATTTAGGAAAGCTTACTTGTGATGAAGCTACTATCGATAGACTAGAGGGCGGTTATGTAAAAGCTAAAAAAGCTACGATAAATTCGGCTATAGGCGGAGAGATAATAGCATCTGAAGTCTATATAGGAAAGCTATTTTCTAACGTAAATATAACAGCTTCAGTTATAGTGCAAGTAGATGAGCTAAAAGGTAGCAATAATAAATTTATAATAGACGCCGCTAAGATTTTGGATTATGAAGATAAATTTAACGAATATATGCAAAAGATCTCAAATATTCAAAATGAGATAGCCTCTACACCAAGAGAACTAAAGAAAAAACGAAGCGTTATAGAATCAAACAAAGAGTCTGTAAATTTGATAAAACAGAGGATAGAAGAGCTAAGAAACGATTCTAAAACTCCGCCGATATCATTTATCAATAAACTAAAAGATTTTCAAGCTTTAGTCCAAGAGTACAACACAGCACTAAAAGAATTTCAAAGAAAAAAAGCAGCTTTAGATAATTTGCACGATGAGTTAAAACAGATGCAAAGTATGGTTTTTGATGCTAAGATCATAAATAAAGATAGATGGAAAGAGCTAAATGAGATCAAATTTAAACTAATAGAACCTAAAAAAGAGATCGTATATAGCACAAAAGAGAACGAACTAGCAAAGCTCATTATGCTTAAGCATCTAGTCGTAGCAGATGAAGATGTGTATGAGATAAAAAAATCAAACGAGATAGACCTATGA
- a CDS encoding prevent-host-death protein: protein MATFSKNEVYTATEVVRNFSSILTKVSKAEMKRAFIVKNNRFEAVLLNMDEYERLNEAVVLLEAIYTTKKVKKEEDGK, encoded by the coding sequence ATGGCTACATTTAGTAAAAACGAAGTATATACTGCCACAGAGGTCGTTAGAAATTTCAGCTCTATCCTTACAAAAGTTTCAAAAGCCGAGATGAAAAGAGCTTTTATAGTTAAAAACAATCGCTTTGAAGCTGTGCTTTTAAATATGGATGAGTATGAAAGACTAAATGAAGCCGTAGTTTTGCTAGAAGCTATTTATACAACAAAAAAAGTAAAAAAGGAAGAAGATGGCAAGTAA
- a CDS encoding Mur ligase family protein, producing the protein MLENIYLLASTLLFTLGLGYYLITALQWFSYKWERILLHYTKPLWHLYFAIIPFGVFAIFSTFWSSLTPIFAGLYLVVLFFWQRKLDKKLVFTSRIKRFFCFLISAFLIFSYFLLNQILVLVFSLAISFLLMEFYEKLLYIKFKNSAKNKLASMPDLKIVLITASFGKTSMKNFCASLLEKDFNVLKTPRSVNTLAGIIKDINENLTPNTQIYIAEAGARLKGDIKDIAQFLNPHFVIVGEIGAMHIEYFKSLENIRSTKLEALVSKNLEYAFLHSTTLKKDDEKTCIYDNKVSDISANLDGIKFKLNDTWFSSKLLGAFNAQNIAASVLLALKLGVKQDTLKMSVLNLKNVEHRLERLDAGGKIIIDDSFNGNLKGMKQSYELVKSYSGRKILLTPGIVEADDELNEELSKSINEIFDVVVITSGINEKALTKFLSNPEVIILKDKSKIQEFLSQNTTSGDLILFSNDAPSFI; encoded by the coding sequence ATGCTAGAAAATATATACTTACTTGCCTCTACTCTTCTTTTTACGCTAGGGCTTGGCTACTACCTTATAACTGCTTTGCAGTGGTTTAGCTATAAGTGGGAGCGTATCTTATTGCACTACACAAAGCCACTTTGGCATTTGTATTTTGCTATTATACCATTTGGAGTTTTTGCGATTTTTAGCACTTTTTGGTCAAGCTTAACTCCTATTTTTGCAGGTTTATATCTTGTTGTTCTGTTTTTTTGGCAAAGAAAACTTGATAAAAAACTTGTATTTACAAGTAGGATAAAACGATTTTTTTGCTTTTTGATCTCTGCTTTTTTGATTTTTAGTTATTTTTTGCTAAATCAAATTTTGGTTTTAGTTTTCTCACTTGCTATCTCATTTTTACTTATGGAGTTTTACGAAAAACTTTTATATATCAAATTTAAAAATAGTGCCAAAAACAAGCTTGCTTCTATGCCTGATCTAAAGATAGTTTTGATAACGGCAAGTTTTGGTAAAACTAGTATGAAAAACTTTTGCGCGTCTTTGCTTGAAAAAGATTTCAATGTCCTAAAAACCCCTCGCAGTGTAAATACTCTAGCAGGTATCATAAAAGATATAAATGAAAATCTTACGCCAAACACTCAAATTTACATAGCCGAAGCAGGAGCTAGGCTTAAAGGTGACATAAAAGATATCGCTCAGTTTTTAAACCCGCATTTTGTCATCGTAGGAGAGATAGGAGCTATGCATATAGAGTATTTTAAAAGCTTAGAAAATATCCGTAGCACAAAGCTTGAAGCACTTGTCAGTAAAAACTTAGAATATGCGTTTTTGCATAGCACGACTTTAAAAAAAGATGATGAAAAAACTTGTATTTATGACAATAAAGTCAGTGATATAAGTGCAAATCTAGATGGTATTAAATTTAAGCTAAATGATACTTGGTTTAGCTCAAAACTTTTAGGCGCATTTAACGCGCAAAATATCGCCGCTTCTGTTTTACTAGCGTTAAAACTTGGCGTAAAACAAGACACTTTAAAGATGAGCGTTTTAAATTTAAAAAATGTAGAGCATAGGCTAGAGAGACTTGATGCTGGTGGAAAAATCATCATCGATGATAGTTTTAACGGAAATTTAAAAGGTATGAAACAAAGCTATGAGCTAGTAAAAAGTTATAGTGGTAGAAAGATTTTGCTTACTCCTGGTATCGTCGAAGCAGACGATGAGCTAAATGAAGAGCTATCTAAAAGCATAAATGAAATTTTTGACGTAGTCGTGATAACAAGTGGCATAAATGAGAAGGCTCTTACTAAATTTTTGAGTAATCCTGAAGTAATAATCCTAAAAGATAAGTCAAAAATACAAGAGTTTTTGAGCCAAAATACGACTAGTGGCGATCTTATACTTTTTAGTAACGACGCTCCAAGCTTTATATAA
- a CDS encoding alpha/beta fold hydrolase — protein MASKEVTIKSHKYTISYEIFNPTLEPCILILHGWGANKEIMKKAFLPYFTNLKQIYIDLPGFGNSPLNHPLYTKDYANIVREFLNKLDLKPEFILGHSFGGKVATLLNPPNLILLSSAGIIQKKPFLVRLKIKIFKFLKLIGFGKFYKFFASKDVAGMSKEMYETLKNVVDENFYNIFKNYKGKAYLFWGKEDRATPLKSGEEIARIIKNSEFYPLSGDHFFFLLHAEFITKTIQNRD, from the coding sequence ATGGCAAGTAAAGAAGTAACTATCAAAAGTCATAAATACACTATTAGCTATGAGATATTTAATCCTACTTTGGAGCCTTGCATACTCATACTTCACGGTTGGGGTGCAAATAAAGAGATAATGAAAAAGGCTTTTTTACCATATTTTACAAATTTAAAACAAATTTATATCGATCTTCCCGGCTTTGGAAATAGCCCTCTAAATCATCCTTTATATACGAAAGATTATGCTAATATCGTTCGAGAGTTTTTAAACAAGCTTGATCTTAAGCCTGAGTTTATCCTAGGCCATAGTTTTGGTGGCAAAGTAGCGACTTTGCTAAATCCACCAAATTTAATACTTCTTAGCAGTGCTGGAATCATTCAAAAGAAGCCATTTTTAGTAAGACTTAAGATCAAAATATTTAAATTTTTAAAGCTTATCGGTTTTGGTAAATTTTATAAATTTTTTGCGTCAAAAGACGTAGCTGGAATGAGTAAAGAGATGTATGAGACGCTAAAAAATGTTGTTGATGAGAATTTCTATAATATTTTTAAAAATTACAAAGGCAAAGCTTATCTGTTTTGGGGTAAAGAAGACAGAGCAACGCCTTTAAAAAGTGGCGAAGAAATAGCAAGAATCATCAAAAATAGCGAATTCTATCCACTAAGTGGAGATCATTTTTTCTTTTTACTTCACGCAGAGTTTATCACAAAAACCATTCAAAACAGAGATTAA
- a CDS encoding CheR family methyltransferase, producing MNDLSLENLDKILDVAKRFSGNDLANKKGILKHRITNFMNLNSIKDGDELLQKISYDSSLRQKFINLITVNETYFYRELKQLNAIIEYANSLGGYVNILCIPCSSGDEVYSLAILTKAVGIANKVKITGLDINSEVIEQAKKGIYGERAVKNLNNKELNTYFTKIEDKFKIKKELLGKIEFKQANLFDPEFLKLGTFDIVSSRNMLIYFDEAHRLNAIERFAKILKPNGRLYVGNADLVPHTDTYKKVINSSTSYYEKL from the coding sequence ATGAATGATTTATCTTTAGAAAATCTAGATAAGATACTAGATGTAGCAAAGAGATTTAGCGGAAACGACCTTGCAAATAAAAAAGGAATTTTAAAACATAGAATCACGAATTTTATGAATTTAAATTCCATAAAAGACGGCGATGAATTGCTGCAAAAAATTTCATACGATAGCTCTCTAAGACAAAAATTTATAAATCTTATAACCGTAAATGAGACATATTTTTACAGAGAGTTAAAACAGCTAAATGCCATAATAGAATACGCAAATTCTCTAGGCGGATATGTAAATATACTCTGCATACCTTGTAGCAGTGGCGATGAAGTTTATTCACTAGCTATACTTACAAAAGCAGTAGGCATAGCAAACAAAGTAAAGATAACAGGACTTGATATAAACTCAGAAGTCATAGAACAAGCTAAAAAAGGAATTTATGGCGAAAGAGCCGTAAAAAATTTGAATAATAAAGAACTTAATACATATTTTACTAAAATAGAAGACAAATTTAAGATAAAAAAAGAGCTTTTAGGTAAAATTGAGTTTAAACAAGCAAATTTATTTGATCCAGAATTTCTAAAGCTTGGGACATTTGATATAGTCAGCTCAAGAAATATGCTTATATATTTTGATGAAGCCCATAGACTAAATGCCATAGAGAGATTTGCTAAGATCTTAAAACCAAATGGAAGACTATATGTAGGAAATGCCGATCTAGTACCACACACTGATACTTATAAAAAAGTTATAAATAGCAGTACTAGCTACTATGAGAAGTTATAG
- a CDS encoding CheB methylesterase domain-containing protein has product MKQKLVLIGASTGGPGHLRELFRDIILPQNVSIVIAQHMNKAFLPSFVKEFNKDIKSEATMVKEKELLKNQIYICEKNSIILDTKQLMISPDNSGIPTIFNPNVNMLFSSAVSACKFSDVFAVLLTGLGDDGAIGLDKLYKSGAKCIAENEETAIVYGMPKRAKELNPKLETANLHNIKIELEKFINE; this is encoded by the coding sequence TTGAAACAAAAACTTGTATTAATAGGAGCCTCTACTGGAGGTCCAGGGCATCTAAGAGAGCTTTTTAGGGATATTATCTTACCACAAAATGTTTCTATAGTCATAGCTCAGCATATGAATAAAGCGTTTTTGCCAAGCTTTGTTAAAGAATTTAATAAAGATATAAAATCTGAAGCAACTATGGTCAAAGAAAAAGAGTTACTAAAAAATCAAATTTATATATGTGAAAAAAATAGTATCATACTAGATACAAAACAGCTTATGATAAGTCCAGACAATAGTGGAATTCCAACTATATTTAATCCAAATGTAAATATGCTATTTTCTTCGGCGGTGAGTGCTTGTAAGTTTAGTGATGTTTTTGCTGTACTTTTAACAGGACTTGGCGATGATGGGGCGATAGGACTTGACAAACTATATAAATCAGGAGCAAAATGTATAGCCGAAAACGAAGAAACAGCAATAGTATATGGAATGCCAAAACGCGCCAAAGAGTTAAATCCAAAGCTAGAAACCGCAAATTTACACAATATAAAAATAGAATTAGAGAAATTTATAAATGAATGA
- a CDS encoding MFS transporter: protein MKYLALLKYNRNLRILASIQMICYFGMWFSHTGIFTLLIDLKAPVWAITLAAAMAFIPNVFLAPINGIIIDKFNPKPMMIFLMLIETVSVLMLVFIDDLSLLWFLFVLIFIRMGVGVTYFQTEMSLLPNLLSKKNLKLANEIHSIIWAASYTAGMGIAGVFIHYFGVKEAFLFDFALYIFGMFLLTKLNIPNIVKTKTQKAFLMMKDGLKYIKNNPLIVHLILLHSFVGITAYDNLIALMAKYPYKEILSASLVIGFMNMTRALSLVVGPIILSKFINTKTLFWLFIGEFLGIGLWAILQFNYYLGLIGLIAAGFCTSSLWSFTFTMLQNSCDKKFYGRVIAYKDMVYFIISAFVSLTIGFAYELGISLMAITFSMGSVFLIGAFYYKFVYEKYKL from the coding sequence ATAAAGTATTTAGCACTTCTAAAATACAATAGAAATCTTAGAATTTTGGCTTCTATACAGATGATATGCTATTTTGGTATGTGGTTTTCGCATACTGGAATTTTTACTCTTCTTATAGATCTAAAAGCTCCTGTTTGGGCTATTACTTTAGCAGCTGCGATGGCTTTTATACCAAATGTATTTTTAGCTCCGATAAATGGGATCATTATAGATAAATTTAATCCAAAACCTATGATGATATTTTTGATGCTTATAGAAACTGTGAGCGTTTTAATGCTTGTTTTTATAGATGATCTTAGTCTTTTATGGTTTTTATTTGTTTTGATATTTATACGAATGGGAGTAGGAGTTACGTATTTTCAAACAGAAATGAGCTTACTTCCAAATTTGCTAAGCAAGAAAAATCTCAAACTAGCAAATGAGATTCACTCTATCATCTGGGCGGCTTCATATACTGCTGGAATGGGTATAGCCGGAGTTTTTATACACTATTTTGGTGTTAAAGAGGCATTTTTGTTTGATTTTGCTCTTTATATATTTGGTATGTTTCTTCTAACTAAGCTAAATATTCCAAATATCGTAAAAACCAAAACTCAAAAGGCTTTTTTAATGATGAAAGATGGTTTAAAATACATAAAAAACAACCCACTTATAGTGCATCTTATCTTACTTCACTCTTTTGTAGGGATTACTGCTTATGATAATCTTATCGCTCTTATGGCAAAGTATCCATATAAGGAGATCTTAAGTGCATCGCTTGTAATAGGATTTATGAATATGACTAGAGCCTTATCTCTTGTAGTAGGTCCTATAATTCTTAGTAAATTTATAAATACAAAAACTCTGTTTTGGCTATTTATCGGTGAGTTTTTAGGTATCGGGCTTTGGGCTATTTTGCAGTTTAATTACTATCTTGGGCTTATCGGGCTTATCGCAGCTGGATTTTGTACTTCTAGTCTTTGGTCATTTACATTTACTATGCTTCAAAATAGCTGCGACAAGAAATTTTATGGTAGAGTTATAGCGTATAAAGATATGGTGTATTTTATTATCTCGGCTTTTGTTTCGCTCACTATCGGTTTTGCGTATGAGCTAGGCATAAGTCTTATGGCTATAACTTTTAGTATGGGATCTGTGTTTTTGATAGGTGCGTTTTACTATAAATTTGTATATGAGAAGTATAAACTATAA